Genomic window (Acropora muricata isolate sample 2 chromosome 11, ASM3666990v1, whole genome shotgun sequence):
tttttgcttggaaGTAATTGTATTGATTTAAAATAAACCATTGTATTCAATAGTGATACAATGTCCTGCGTAGCACTTGATTGATTTTATTTCCTCTATGAATTGTAACGTTTGCTTTTACTTTGTCGTTAgaaaggttttcaaatgactgtcgaaaaaccaaaaccaaagcaattactccaaccaatcacaacaggagcaggcagcgccatgaaccaatcacagttcctagcaatcacctctAACTCGCTCGAAGTGCAGGAAAAATTACGCGTACATGGTGcagttggttttggttttgatgcTCATTGGTTGAAATACTGGCGCGAGTCTGCTAAGCCAATcgctaagcgtagcaatcgcaatcacgtaattacagttatttgaaaaatgcGCTCTAAGTTGAAACATGAATCATCCTACATATCTCTAAATTATAGTAACATCATCTAGTCGAATGTCCATGGCATGTTATAGATATCTTTCAATTGTATGCTTGATTACCTTGCAAATGGAAGTAAGGCTTCACCATTGACCAAGcttccaaatctttcatttaTTGCGGACCAGTCCAATGACAGCTGTTCTTCTATTACATCTTGCAAtctttttaaacattttctgtTCTCTGCATCCTAAGGAAAAAATCGAAATCCTGCTATATACAAGGTATAAATGTCACAAACAATGTAATTCTTATCAATGAgactttacatttttttcattatttataaTAAATTTGGAATAAAATCTAATATCACCTGTATCGCTTCTTCAATGGAAAACTGCTGATTTACAAttcctttcaaaactttttccCCATCGGTTGATGTCAATGAGACAATCTGTCGCCAAAGGCGATGACTTTCAAGATTTTTCCCCTTTTTATTTGTACCTGAAAGAGTTTTAAATGCTTCATAATTTAAGAAGGAAGAAGCTTATTATATTATTCCCCAATGCATCTGTGCATAAGGAAGGCACAAGCAACATAAGTGGACCAGTAATCATTCATGACGTTTTCTcgaaaacagcaataaataaatatatttttcaataaacTAACATGTATTCAAAATAAAGAATGATTTCCTAATAACTATGATCcttttgaagtgatatatgaaatgtttcatatattgaagtgcagatttgaaatcaaataagctacgATCATCgaagttgtgaacgcaattgcattcacaactgcgatgatcatagcttacttgatatgATCTTTTTATAACATAGATAATATATTCACCTTTGACCTCTCCATTAGAGAACATATGGAAGGTCCTTGTGACAAGTGACCATATCCTTTTATCCACTTTAGAAATGGCTAGCCATGGACTGTAAGAGTTGATGCTCTAAAACAAACATTATTAACACCGTTTTTGGATAATTCAAGTCCCAGTTTtttgttcttatttttttaaatttttcaagaTCTTCTCACGACGCATCTCTGGATGATTTTGCTTATGAATGATGTGAACTAGCAAAAGTTTGCCACAAACGAGCATCAAATCATATAGTGAGAAGCGTCTTACGAAAACCTATTGTGTAAACTCATTTATTTAGCACATTGACATGAGCGCTGGCAATCATGTCAACATTTCTAACGGATTGAAGTGTAGAACTATAAATTACCTTATCTAATCCCATGTAGGCGGCCCGTATCGACATTTAATTTCATACCAATTATTGTGAATTAACCACATAATATGTCAAGGAAGCTAAATTGTACGCATTTTTGAGACGCCTACGGTAAACGGAGGTGAACTGATTTCCCTTTAAACTTGTCGTCACTAAACCACATTTACTCCGCTAGATGCCTTTTTTCGATTAAGATGATTAGTATATAAATCCTGGAGACGGCACTGTCCTGGTAAGGAAAACGTGCTTATCTCGAGAAAGTTTGAAACTACTATTATTATATGGCTCTGTCTCACAAGGACTGGAAACtagcaaattcacgaatttgattgcctaaaacggatattgaccgcggtctagattttcccatctagaccggcatctacaCCGATTTTGTTGTAACAGTTGTCCTGAAAAAGTTACAaacaaagaatttaaaaaaattggctTGTTTCCACTAATGATACTAAATGGAAGAATCAGTAGACCTTCATGAGGAAGCAGGTAAAGAAAACGAGAAAACGTTGGCAAATTTAAGTCCTGCCTGGGAACCTACGAGCAAAGATGAAGtcgaaattgagaaatttttgCAAGAACAGAAATCCAAGAACACTCAATACAAGACTAAGAGTGATTTAAATGCTTGGAAGAAATTTTGTGAGTCACAGAAAGAGTCTAGAGCAATTGAAAACATACCTGCCAcggcaggtattttttgcaggttgcaggttgcaggttgaaatttcattataattggaaaaccgctggcactaaaaagaaaggtaatgcgatagacttgccgtgactgttacatgaatagctaacctGAGGCCTaattagggtttagggttagggttagggttagctattcatgtaacagtcacggcaagtctatcactttacctttctttttagtgccagcggttttccaattataatgaaatttcaacctgcaacctgcaacctgcaaaaaatacctgccTTACCTGCCAATGAGCTCGACCTTCTTTTGTCCAAGTTTTTGATCTCCGTTCGTAAACAAAATGGCACCGAGTACGAGCCGGGTACATTAAGCGGCTTCCAGCGAAGTTTTCAACGCTACTTGCATGAAAAAGGAAGTCTTATTAACATCCTTAGAGATAACGAGTTCTCCAAGTCCAGAGAGGTACTTGCCACTAAACGAAAGAACCTGGTTCgacaaggaaaaggaaactgTCCAAATGCCACAAGAGAGCTCACTGAGGCCGAAGAAGATGCActatttgaaaatggccagttCGGTGCTCACTATCCGAAATCATTACAAAGGGCTTTGTGGTGGTTTCTTTCTCTTCATTTTGGCTGGAGGGCTCGAGACGAAAGCCGTAAGCTGTGTTGGGGAGACGTAGGATTGGCCACTGATCCAGAAACTGGTTCCGAATACCACGTGTGGAAGTCAGAAAGAGGCAGCAAAACACGCACTGGACAAGATGGTGGTCATCAGAGAGCCTTCGAACCCAAAGCGCATGCAAGCAACAACAAGTCAAgatgcccagttgaattttacaAAGCTTTTCGAAGTCACCGTTCCGAAGCGATGCTAGAACCAGGTGCTCCTTTTTATCTCGCCATAAATCACCAAAGAAAACCAACCGACAAAGTATGGTATCTCGACCGTCCCCTCGGAAAGAATAAAATTGGCAAATTCCTCAAAGACGCCTTTGCAGCAGCCAAACTCGATGACACAAACAAGAAGGTTTCTAATCACTCCGTTAGAAAGACCAGTGTTGGACGACTTCTCGAAGCAGACGTTCAGCCAAACTTCGTTGCACAGCTGAGCGGtcataaaaatttgaaaagccTCGACAGCTACCATTCAGCATCTCTGAAGCGACAGCAAGAAATGTCTGCTATCCTGAGTCGTGAGCCAGATACATCTGCTCAGTCCGAAGTCACACAAGTCTGTACCTccactacaacacagcaaaatgCCTTCACAGTCCAACAAATCCAGCCTCAGGCAATCTTTGCTGGAGCGCACATTGACAAGTTCGAAGGCTGCACATTCAACGTAAACGTTTTCTGTGGTGATCAGTCGAAGATCGCAAAGCTGAATGAGAACTGATCGCTGAGCGATCAAGGCACAAACAGGCCTTACTTACATTGCAGTCGCACTTTTGGTCACTTTTCATAAGTTGTTGTTTTAACAAGCTTTTTCACTGAGCTTGTATGAACAATTTGCCTTCATTCATAGACGAAGTTTGTACAAAGCTGGACTTTGAGCAGTTGTTTGTCCCGTTTGGACTGGAGACCAGTGAAAGAAAGCCAGTTAAATGCTTGAGCCCACGCAGGGAAGCAAATAAAATTATccattcttttgtttcttccagatttgatttcttgtttggccatataataaacatcttattaaccgagctaggtcggtctgtatgggaaaatcttgacctcggtcaagattctcccatacagacctcccgctcggttaataagagctaattaATAACGTCATGCCTATACTAGGAAATGACTGTTGATAATTTGCAGGTATCCTGGCTAATAACTTGTACCATACCTTTCCTTCTGGAAGAAGCGATTGATATTTCATTCTCCAATCTTTGGGAGGGTTGCTAGGGGGATCTATGTCATCTACGTGGTGAGACTGACACAGAAATCGTCTGAAATTGATGATCTACTTCACAAATATCAAAATATATGCTAAGGAAGGAATCCTTAGAAATATTCAGAATTTTACTTTAAGATTTCTATTAATGACAAAATAATATGTCTATGATGGTTAACAGGTATGGGGGACGGTAAGTGAAAAAATTGACAttaattatcaataattattcgaATAATATACATTGCAATATCTAGATTgagaaacgaaattgaaaaaattaaattttattcgTACTTACATAATCTTGAGCACTGATTTGTCTAAACTGGTGTTGTTTATTATTGTGCTGACTTCCTAGCCATAATATTTCCTCATCACTTGGATCAACATATATAGCTGCATTAACAAgacatttttctgttttgtcttGGAACACCTTACGAAGAGCAGACCTATAtgttaaaatttccaaattaattattaatatgcAGTAAATAGATTTAATTCACCGATCTTGAGATTCGTATAAATACAACatcgacaaaaaaaattgtaacttGTATAAAAACTCACAAGTAGTGGGTGCCACCTAGGATATAAAATGATTCGTTTCCAAAGCACCCATTATCTTCAATGAAGGGTTGTTCCTCACAAGCAACATACAAGACACTGTCCAATGACAAGTCAGTTGACATAGCATCTTTTAAACATTCGACGAAAGCAGTATTAACATCTCTCGTCTCGTAAACGGGATTAACTTCAATTTTATCCAAAGAGATTTTGAAGACATCTGAAATATATGCATTgatcaaattaaacaaaataaagaacGGATCTTGCCCTTGAATGTACAATTGTTGGCCGCTCTGTCTATTATTTACTTCTATCGCAATTAAAGCATAATCGTTATTGAATTAATCAACACACAAACCTTTTGATGCATTAACCACTCGCTTCTTGGCGACTGCAGATGATGTGGCTATTTTGTATTCAGTTGTTTTGGTGGACCATTTAGCCTTTTTTCCTCTCGGTGGAGGTGGACTGTCGTCATGCTTTCTTTTATCCGCTAAAAAAAAGTAAtggaaaaagaatgaaaatttgTATCAAACACACTCGCTAAGATTTATAGTAATCTCTATATTATTACGACATCATTAAATAGACCTATTACTAATTTATTTTACTCTAAAAGTGATATCATTCGTTCACAGGCGTTCACAGTCTACTAATCCGACGTGTAAAATATTCTGGTTCTGGTTCTCGAAATCAGTTTCGTATTCCACATCCATGATTCCTAATCCAAGATCTTTTCTTACGGAATAGCCATTGACTAGTCACCCGGCCATATCAGAGTTACTAAATTTTTCACGTAAGGTAAACAATAGTGTGACACAGGTTTCACTTTATCACACAGTAAAGACCATATGTGTTGTGACGCTTTTAATCGAACTCCAGAATCCCATGGTTTCAGTCGggaatacaataagaacacaAATGTTCCATGATGAAAGTACACGTAGTAAGAAAATTAATCAGCTAAACATCCTGGCTGCTAAACATCTTAAGGAGACGACAATAAAGCAGGATGAAAAACCCAAAAACGGCGAACGAAACTCAACATAAACACGCCATACAAAACCACATCATGTATGCGCAATGCTCGGCCTTATCGGCCCCAGGGTCCATGTGTGCCATGAAATATGCACTCTCGCAATAGTTTGGATACAAAAGTGACATCAAGATTCAGGTCGTATCCTATATTATCCTGACATTCAATAGTATTACCATCTAACCTTTTGATATCACACaactcaaaggaaaaaaaaaaggagttgaTAGGTTACTTTCCTTCACAAGCTATACTTACAACTATTACAGAGCATTCTTGATGTGTGAAATGATTTTACCAACTCTTCAACAGTTTTGCCATCTATTTTCCCAGGAAATGTTGATAGGTGATCATACTTGTCATGACCAAGTGTTATGATGTGTCCTTTATAAAACTCTACCACCACATCATCGTTTTTAGGTTTCTTgtttctaaataattttttaatctCTCTTTTGGACAAACTTCCAGTACTCTAAAGGTAAGTGCAGACCAATTTCAGGTAAGTGAACATATAACAGCTATTCTCATTGGAAAATGATTGGATAATTGTTATTACCACTTTTTCTctcattctcgtccccagaggctgcgatccatttggccagcgccatggatcgagacctctggccggctccaatccgttcttgtcactgattggtcagatgcgaacacaataaaaactgataaaccggaaaagaaacatgaagcgtggcggaaagacaacaacaaaccgaacttctgcggcaacgtgcgtttgcaagggaaatattataagcaaaaaccatccgttagatttacttggaaggcgatgaaggaagggataggccgggcattagaaattttttctgctataaaaatttctttagcgatcgtttGCCATCTAGAAAGGGCAGAACTCAACAAATTGCAGgagtttttgaagatggttcttcgttccaaagcccaaaaggagtcgattattcgatccaaacgagggaacactgtacaagaaagcccgtcttccaccacttcaccaggtgtgggaagtgagaaaaaaaaagagcaaggtcagccgcttggaacttatgttacgcaaatttgttttattaattaagctcatgtttactgtataagtgtgttgactttggcaccggcgacaacgcaaagataaaagctcaaaatcatgttaacttaaataataatctaaggaaccttgagactgatccagtacttccaaggccaaattcgaagttttgtggaatatccccatgatggaaaaaaaacatttactttctaaatgaaaagaaatacttgcctctttgccctctgcaagcgcgcgccgattccccgtgatattaacatctccattaatttttaaatatttgtacttgaattgtatcattctgcctttgtaagtatataatattatgtttaccaatgacccacttcgaaaccagcctttgttttgttttttttttttctctaaatgttttaaaaaacaaagcctttcaaagaagactagattttactgaagcaagatcgtttaaacctttacttcaaagtgataattcctgctgtcacgtatgtcaagtagaacattaataaatattccatgtctttaatacagaggttcaattttgtggaatctcctgctgattgcctgtcctcaggcaattagtatgaagagcttctctaaactgatcaaaaaccttctgcatggtcaaggacattgactttgctaatttatagtgtttatagGAGATAACCacttattatattttttttaaccacaataatgttattgattattgtattgGTACATTAATTGAATATAATagtaccaaaatttttttcaagttaaaatttgaaacttttttaatagctctctttttatatacaaccccacaagctgcaaagcttaaatccttgttgtgtttcagtaaatgtcattattattattattatgagaaaacaataaatgacctgtttattgtatacattttttgttatattacctttaaatacacttatcaaatttgtaataaaagtgcaaattatattgcaataaagttggaaattgttccataattccatgtccagtgtgcattttttacaatagtcatgaaaatgagctaatga
Coding sequences:
- the LOC136889186 gene encoding uncharacterized protein KIAA1958-like, producing MKFQPATCNLQKIPALPANELDLLLSKFLISVRKQNGTEYEPGTLSGFQRSFQRYLHEKGSLINILRDNEFSKSREVLATKRKNLVRQGKGNCPNATRELTEAEEDALFENGQFGAHYPKSLQRALWWFLSLHFGWRARDESRKLCWGDVGLATDPETGSEYHVWKSERGSKTRTGQDGGHQRAFEPKAHASNNKSRCPVEFYKAFRSHRSEAMLEPGAPFYLAINHQRKPTDKVWYLDRPLGKNKIGKFLKDAFAAAKLDDTNKKVSNHSVRKTSVGRLLEADVQPNFVAQLSGHKNLKSLDSYHSASLKRQQEMSAILSREPDTSAQSEVTQVCTSTTTQQNAFTVQQIQPQAIFAGAHIDKFEGCTFNVNVFCGDQSKIAKLNEN